A genomic stretch from Bordetella sp. N includes:
- a CDS encoding enoyl-CoA hydratase/isomerase family protein → MTEEVNFDCADGIAWITLNRPAKANAMTVAMSRLATDYIAKANAQADVKAIVLGASGEKIFSAGVDVREAAPDGNESSQRERRSLASAALQDAILDSRKPVIAALNGAAIGGGAMLALLADARVAVPSASLSLPEIDIGIATFSGANIVQAIAGRLLAVDLILSGRRMSAEEAQDKGIINTVVEASGLRGAAADLAKQLGDKSSGTFGDIKRWLNRPLKAAIAEAREEHARHRSVVKN, encoded by the coding sequence GTGACTGAAGAGGTCAATTTCGATTGCGCCGATGGCATTGCCTGGATCACGCTGAACCGGCCTGCCAAGGCAAATGCCATGACGGTAGCCATGTCTCGGCTGGCGACTGATTACATTGCCAAGGCCAATGCCCAGGCGGACGTAAAAGCGATTGTCCTGGGTGCGAGCGGTGAGAAAATTTTCAGCGCGGGGGTCGACGTGAGGGAGGCGGCGCCGGATGGAAATGAGTCCTCCCAGCGCGAGCGCCGGTCTCTTGCGTCGGCCGCGCTGCAGGACGCCATCCTGGACAGCCGCAAGCCGGTGATTGCCGCCTTGAACGGCGCGGCGATCGGGGGCGGCGCGATGCTTGCCCTGCTTGCCGATGCCCGGGTGGCGGTACCGTCGGCCAGCCTGTCATTGCCCGAAATCGACATCGGTATCGCCACGTTTTCCGGCGCGAATATCGTGCAAGCGATAGCGGGGCGTCTATTGGCTGTCGATCTGATCTTGAGCGGTCGCCGCATGTCAGCCGAAGAAGCTCAAGACAAAGGAATTATCAACACCGTGGTCGAGGCATCTGGCTTACGAGGAGCCGCCGCCGACCTGGCGAAGCAGCTTGGTGACAAGTCCTCAGGCACCTTTGGCGACATCAAGCGCTGGCTGAACCGTCCGCTGAAGGCCGCGATTGCCGAAGCCCGCGAGGAACACGCCCGCCATCGCAGCGTTGTGAAGAACTAA
- a CDS encoding amidohydrolase, whose protein sequence is MKEPEFVGNTPRDLQTLKSWCARRNEAALDPELPIIDSHHHFYDDERGRFLLAEMQEEVGQGHNIVATVYLQHKAGYRQDGPVAMRPVGEVAFAAEIARQSREGATRFCAGIVGHADLTLGEGVRDVLEAMGEAGEGRFKGVRHGATWDDGRAAYGRTFAPRHLLLTPEFRRGFAQLAPMGLSFDAWIYHPQLPDLMDLLTSFPETPVVLNHCGGVLGVPPYTDRAAVHASWSAAIRKLAGFPNLSVKLGGLGMLYGGAQWHLAEDPPDSSALATAWRPYIETCIEAFGPDRAMFESNFPVDKQSCGYGVLWNAFKRVTVGYSPSERADLFHGTASRFYRLG, encoded by the coding sequence ATGAAAGAACCTGAATTCGTCGGGAATACACCGCGCGATCTGCAAACGCTGAAGTCTTGGTGCGCACGTCGGAACGAGGCGGCACTCGATCCAGAGCTTCCGATTATCGATTCGCATCACCATTTCTACGATGATGAGCGCGGCCGATTTCTCCTTGCTGAAATGCAAGAGGAGGTAGGGCAAGGACACAACATCGTCGCCACCGTGTATTTGCAGCATAAGGCCGGCTACCGACAGGACGGGCCGGTAGCTATGCGGCCGGTGGGTGAGGTTGCCTTTGCTGCAGAAATTGCAAGGCAAAGCCGCGAAGGTGCCACTCGGTTTTGTGCCGGCATTGTCGGCCACGCGGACTTGACCCTGGGCGAAGGCGTCAGGGATGTGCTTGAGGCAATGGGCGAGGCAGGGGAAGGACGTTTCAAAGGAGTGCGGCATGGGGCCACCTGGGACGACGGCCGCGCCGCCTATGGGCGTACCTTCGCTCCTCGGCATTTGTTGCTGACGCCCGAATTCCGGCGGGGTTTCGCTCAGCTCGCGCCGATGGGGTTGTCCTTCGACGCCTGGATCTATCATCCCCAACTGCCAGATCTGATGGATCTGCTGACATCGTTTCCCGAAACGCCGGTGGTGTTGAATCACTGCGGGGGAGTATTGGGCGTTCCTCCCTACACTGACCGGGCAGCCGTGCATGCCTCATGGTCAGCAGCCATTCGTAAGCTGGCAGGGTTCCCCAATCTCTCCGTAAAGCTCGGCGGACTGGGTATGCTCTATGGCGGGGCGCAATGGCACCTGGCCGAAGACCCGCCTGATTCTTCGGCGCTGGCTACTGCCTGGCGCCCCTATATCGAGACGTGTATCGAAGCCTTCGGCCCCGATCGTGCGATGTTCGAGAGCAATTTCCCCGTCGACAAGCAGAGCTGCGGTTATGGTGTACTGTGGAACGCGTTCAAGCGTGTCACG
- a CDS encoding enoyl-CoA hydratase/isomerase family protein: MADLEIERRGRVILATLNRPEKKNAQSEGMLDLLCDALRSANGDASVSCFVLTGAGDAFCSGGDLGRRANDPNGGAPTPLERMDRLHGVTHRVARAVEEFEKPLIAAVNGAAVGAGMDMALMCDIRFASKSARFSEGYVKVGLIPGNGACYFLPRIVGVARALELLWTGDFVSGEEALAMGLVSRVFDDEALLDQTLSFATRLSEGPPIQQREIKKLLYQSLHTDLRTSLRAVSAHMAVIQSTHDYKEAIAAYKERRKPEFQGK, from the coding sequence ATGGCCGATCTGGAGATCGAACGTAGAGGGCGCGTCATTCTGGCGACGCTGAACCGCCCGGAAAAGAAGAATGCGCAGAGCGAGGGCATGCTCGACCTTCTCTGCGATGCCCTGCGTAGCGCAAATGGGGATGCCTCGGTAAGCTGTTTTGTCTTGACCGGGGCTGGCGATGCGTTCTGCTCGGGCGGTGATTTGGGGCGCCGGGCCAACGATCCGAATGGCGGCGCGCCGACCCCGTTGGAGCGTATGGACCGCTTGCACGGCGTTACGCATCGGGTAGCGCGTGCCGTGGAGGAGTTCGAAAAGCCGTTGATCGCCGCGGTCAACGGCGCGGCGGTGGGGGCGGGCATGGATATGGCGCTGATGTGCGATATCCGCTTCGCTTCCAAATCGGCTCGCTTTTCCGAAGGGTATGTGAAGGTCGGTTTGATTCCTGGCAATGGCGCCTGCTATTTCCTGCCCCGCATTGTCGGTGTCGCGCGCGCACTGGAACTCCTGTGGACGGGCGACTTCGTGTCCGGAGAAGAGGCGCTGGCGATGGGGCTGGTCAGCCGAGTGTTCGACGACGAAGCGTTGTTGGACCAAACCCTGAGCTTCGCCACCCGGCTGTCCGAAGGGCCGCCCATCCAGCAGCGAGAAATCAAGAAATTGCTGTATCAATCCCTGCACACGGATCTGCGCACCAGTTTGCGTGCCGTATCGGCCCACATGGCGGTCATCCAGTCCACCCATGACTACAAGGAGGCGATCGCCGCGTACAAAGAGCGCCGCAAACCGGAGTTCCAGGGCAAGTAA
- a CDS encoding NAD-binding protein: MHQSTRIGASEAPIGFVGLGAMGGPMVRHLCATGLRLWVYDLNPAALEAARQAGASVAASPADVANRARLIFVCLPSLQAARVVLLGPEGIQAGSECRILFDLSTTGPDFAREMQASLADHKIDYLDSPITGNVTSAGNGRLGLMCAGSKDAYEYALPVLETIAGSMVLYLGQEPGRAQTLKLLNNLVSASGMALTSEAFVIGAKMGLRAKALLHAINTGEASTNASRNKFPSSVLNRQFDYGARMAITAKDISLATGEAEKLAVPLWVARQVQQLWRFAASQGGAERDGSSLITYLEPWAGVEVRGDDAPDVLDMPAREACESYDVLCGPGMKVRLQPLFEERGITASTLRLHEIADAGAFASLLPTLGKASVIVNTAWWTASDVEHLQRIAVQAGHRYVEAPLPSRAKDIGVAPLFVGGDVPGIAAAVRLLEVLGAPLYLSERVADIQRMRHIEEALSAALFAVACESYVTAAKAGLPARTVPRILGIETGRTAASAQIFPEEVLTRRFQHGRTLGDASRALDMMGNEAEALGISAWALSAARLLYRIAVAELGADADMTALAKLYETWAGVEVRDGADEEIKA; encoded by the coding sequence ATGCACCAGAGTACACGTATTGGCGCGAGCGAAGCGCCAATAGGCTTTGTCGGCTTGGGCGCCATGGGTGGACCTATGGTTCGCCACTTGTGCGCCACAGGGCTCCGTTTATGGGTGTATGACCTCAATCCCGCCGCGCTGGAGGCGGCGCGCCAGGCGGGGGCATCGGTCGCGGCGAGTCCTGCCGACGTCGCCAATCGGGCGCGATTGATTTTCGTCTGTCTGCCTAGCCTGCAGGCGGCGCGCGTGGTGCTGCTGGGGCCAGAGGGCATCCAGGCAGGCAGCGAGTGCCGGATCCTGTTTGACTTGTCCACGACTGGACCGGACTTCGCGCGGGAGATGCAGGCTAGCCTCGCCGACCATAAGATCGACTATCTCGACTCCCCGATCACGGGCAATGTCACCAGCGCGGGTAATGGACGTCTGGGACTTATGTGTGCTGGGAGCAAGGATGCGTATGAATATGCCCTGCCCGTGCTGGAGACTATCGCAGGATCGATGGTGCTCTATCTCGGGCAGGAGCCTGGCCGCGCGCAGACCCTCAAATTGCTTAACAACCTGGTGTCGGCCAGCGGGATGGCGCTCACAAGCGAAGCATTCGTCATCGGCGCCAAGATGGGGCTGCGGGCAAAAGCCTTGTTGCACGCGATCAATACGGGGGAGGCCAGCACCAACGCCAGCCGCAACAAGTTTCCGTCCTCGGTTCTGAATCGTCAGTTCGATTACGGCGCCCGCATGGCCATTACCGCCAAGGACATATCGCTGGCGACGGGCGAGGCAGAGAAGCTCGCCGTGCCGTTATGGGTGGCACGCCAGGTCCAACAACTATGGCGATTTGCGGCTTCCCAGGGAGGCGCGGAGCGCGATGGCAGTTCCCTGATCACCTATCTTGAGCCATGGGCCGGGGTGGAGGTACGGGGAGATGACGCGCCGGACGTGCTTGATATGCCTGCGCGTGAAGCTTGCGAAAGCTATGACGTGCTATGCGGGCCCGGAATGAAGGTACGCTTGCAGCCATTGTTTGAGGAAAGAGGCATCACGGCGAGCACGCTTCGCCTTCATGAAATTGCCGACGCAGGCGCCTTCGCATCGTTGCTCCCCACCCTGGGGAAGGCATCCGTCATCGTCAACACCGCGTGGTGGACAGCGTCAGACGTGGAGCATTTGCAGCGCATCGCGGTCCAGGCGGGCCACCGCTACGTTGAAGCGCCATTGCCGTCACGCGCAAAGGACATCGGTGTTGCTCCGCTGTTTGTCGGCGGCGACGTCCCTGGCATCGCTGCGGCGGTCCGCCTTTTGGAGGTTCTCGGCGCTCCGCTGTACTTGTCAGAGCGTGTGGCGGATATTCAGCGTATGCGGCATATCGAGGAAGCGCTTTCGGCAGCGTTGTTTGCGGTGGCATGCGAGTCCTACGTGACCGCCGCCAAAGCTGGACTGCCTGCTCGGACGGTGCCGCGCATATTGGGTATAGAAACCGGCCGCACCGCGGCGAGCGCGCAAATCTTTCCCGAAGAAGTATTGACGCGCCGCTTTCAGCACGGCCGCACGTTGGGTGACGCAAGCCGCGCGCTGGACATGATGGGAAACGAGGCGGAAGCGTTGGGCATCAGCGCGTGGGCGCTCTCGGCAGCGCGCCTGCTTTACCGCATCGCAGTCGCGGAATTGGGGGCTGACGCCGATATGACGGCGTTGGCGAAATTGTACGAAACCTGGGCCGGCGTCGAAGTGCGCGACGGTGCTGACGAGGAGATAAAGGCATGA
- a CDS encoding 2Fe-2S iron-sulfur cluster-binding protein, whose product MQHMIQCRPLGLEFECEEDETLLAAAVRHGHVIPHSCNSGRCGTCKVRILEGDVERSGPADCALSEAEAKEGLALLCQSRARSSVVVELNMIEETKHIPVRRIMGRVQGLEQLASDVMRIIVALPADQEVLFAAGQHVNVVLGPGVRRCVSLAHRPGDRGVVELHLKNYGGVLSKHVFEKLKIGDLLRMEGPLGIFAVRRHSDKPIIFVASGTGFAPIKSMVEMLIEEGSKRPVAFYWAGRRPADLYMDELARGWEQRAGLRYVPVLAAPEPEDHWEGRRGFVQDAIAQDYPDLSGHELYICGAPIVIESARRVLTERCGLRDFYTDEFKKS is encoded by the coding sequence ATGCAACACATGATCCAATGCCGGCCCTTGGGGTTGGAATTTGAATGTGAAGAGGATGAGACTTTACTGGCCGCCGCGGTGCGACACGGCCATGTCATTCCGCACAGTTGCAATAGCGGGCGCTGCGGGACGTGCAAAGTCAGGATTCTGGAAGGCGACGTCGAGCGCTCCGGGCCGGCCGACTGCGCCTTGAGCGAGGCGGAGGCCAAGGAGGGACTCGCCTTGCTATGCCAGTCTCGCGCCCGGTCCTCGGTCGTCGTCGAGCTGAATATGATCGAGGAGACCAAGCATATTCCGGTTCGCCGCATCATGGGACGTGTGCAAGGCCTGGAACAGCTGGCCAGCGACGTCATGCGAATTATCGTGGCCTTGCCGGCGGACCAGGAGGTCTTGTTTGCGGCGGGTCAGCACGTCAATGTCGTCTTGGGCCCCGGCGTAAGACGTTGTGTGTCGCTGGCCCACCGTCCAGGCGACCGCGGCGTGGTTGAACTACACCTGAAGAACTACGGCGGCGTGCTCAGCAAGCATGTGTTCGAGAAGCTGAAAATCGGCGATCTCTTGAGAATGGAAGGGCCGCTGGGCATTTTCGCCGTGCGCCGTCATTCCGACAAGCCCATCATCTTCGTCGCCAGCGGGACCGGCTTTGCACCGATAAAGTCCATGGTGGAAATGCTGATTGAAGAGGGCTCGAAGCGGCCCGTGGCGTTTTACTGGGCGGGCCGTCGGCCGGCAGATCTTTATATGGATGAACTGGCCCGCGGTTGGGAGCAACGAGCGGGTTTGCGCTATGTGCCCGTGTTGGCGGCGCCGGAACCGGAGGACCATTGGGAGGGCCGGCGGGGTTTCGTGCAGGATGCGATTGCCCAGGACTATCCCGATTTGAGTGGTCACGAGCTCTACATCTGTGGCGCGCCCATCGTGATCGAGTCCGCCCGTCGCGTGCTCACTGAACGGTGCGGCCTGCGGGATTTCTATACCGACGAATTTAAAAAATCTTGA
- a CDS encoding tripartite tricarboxylate transporter substrate binding protein produces the protein MNKLFLKYLKAAGMLAIGCGLMSGSAAWSAYPDRPIRLIVGVPPGGGADMIARLLAEALHGELKQTVIVENRPGAGGNIAANEVARAQPDGYTLLLANSSHAINASLYPHLPFDPIKDFAPISQVTENYFFLTTRPSLPVDTLAALVRYAKEGKTPLSYASAGVGQGAHLGMAMLSKQAGFEAVHVPYSGTGPSATALLGGHVDIALLTPSSALPYAEAKKIRVLAVTAPQRVASLPDVPTVAESGYPGFVVNNWQGILAPAKTPREIVDKLHGAIVQALKRPEVIEQLKVNSTDPVGSTPQAFEAYLKAETVKWSEAVKQAGASAN, from the coding sequence GTGAATAAACTATTTTTGAAGTACCTCAAGGCGGCCGGCATGCTGGCCATCGGCTGTGGATTGATGTCTGGCAGCGCGGCGTGGTCGGCCTATCCGGACCGTCCGATACGTTTGATCGTCGGAGTTCCACCGGGCGGTGGAGCGGATATGATCGCGCGCCTGCTGGCCGAAGCCCTCCACGGTGAGTTGAAGCAAACCGTCATTGTCGAGAATCGACCAGGTGCCGGCGGCAATATTGCCGCCAACGAAGTGGCACGGGCGCAGCCTGATGGCTACACACTGTTGCTGGCTAATTCGAGTCATGCGATCAACGCCAGCTTGTACCCGCATTTGCCGTTCGACCCCATCAAGGATTTCGCGCCCATCTCCCAGGTCACTGAGAACTACTTTTTCCTCACGACGCGGCCGTCTCTGCCGGTGGATACGCTCGCGGCGCTTGTGCGCTACGCCAAAGAAGGCAAGACTCCGCTTTCTTACGCATCGGCAGGTGTGGGGCAGGGCGCTCACCTTGGAATGGCTATGCTTAGTAAGCAGGCAGGATTCGAGGCGGTGCATGTGCCTTATAGTGGCACAGGACCATCTGCCACTGCATTGTTGGGGGGGCATGTAGATATCGCATTGTTAACGCCGTCCTCGGCGCTCCCCTATGCCGAAGCGAAGAAAATTCGCGTGCTCGCCGTCACAGCCCCGCAGCGCGTGGCATCTTTGCCCGACGTACCGACGGTCGCCGAGTCAGGGTATCCGGGATTTGTGGTCAATAACTGGCAGGGCATTCTTGCACCGGCGAAGACACCCCGTGAAATCGTCGATAAGCTTCATGGCGCAATTGTCCAGGCACTCAAGCGCCCGGAGGTCATTGAGCAATTGAAAGTGAATAGCACCGACCCCGTCGGCTCTACCCCGCAAGCGTTCGAAGCGTACCTGAAGGCGGAAACCGTGAAATGGAGCGAGGCGGTGAAGCAGGCAGGCGCAAGCGCAAATTAA